In one Myripristis murdjan chromosome 5, fMyrMur1.1, whole genome shotgun sequence genomic region, the following are encoded:
- the tubb1 gene encoding tubulin beta-1 chain translates to MREIVHLQIGQCGNQIGSKFWEVIGEEHGINATGIYEGDSNLQLERVNVYFNEAHGGKYVPRALLVDLEPGTMDSVRGSRIGALFRPDNFIHGNSGAGNNWAKGHYTEGAELVEQVIDRVRNESESCDCLQGFQFVHSLGGGTGSGMGTLIINKIREEYPDRIMNSFSIMPSPKVSDTVVEPYNATLSVHQLLENTDETYCIDNEALYDICFRTLKLTTPTYGDLNHLVSLTMSGVTTSLRFPGQLNADLRKLAVNMVPFPRLHFFMPGFAPLTARGSQQYRALTVPELTQQMFDARNMMTACDPRRGRYLTVAGVFRGRMSTKEVDEQMLAIQQKNSNYFVDWIPHNVKVAVCDIPPRGLKMASTFIGNNTAIQEIFRRVGEQFSLMFRRKAFLHWYTGEGMDEMEFTEAESNLNDLVSEYQQYQDATADLEWEAEDEEEEGPSSAVATKVQSRTEIKMETVTETTTETAGKDE, encoded by the exons ATGCGTGAAATTGTACATCTGCAGATTGGACAATGTGGAAACCAGATTGGCTCAAAG TTTTGGGAAGTGATCGGTGAAGAACATGGGATCAATGCAACCGGCATCTATGAGGGAGACTCCAACCTCCAGCTGGAGAGGGTCAATGTCTACTTCAATGAGGCACATG gTGGTAAATATGTGCCCAGGGCCCTGCTTGTTGACTTGGAGCCTGGCACCATGGACAGTGTGAGGGGGAGCCGCATCGGGGCGCTCTTTAGGCCGGACAACTTCATCCATG GAAACTCAGGAGCTGGAAACAACTGGGCAAAGGGCCACTACACCGAGGGAGCCGAGCTGGTGGAGCAGGTGATAGACAGAGTGAGGAACGAGAGCGAAAGCTGCGACTGCCTGCAGGGCTTCCAGTTCGTCCACTCCCTGGGTGGAGGAACTGGCTCCGGCATGGGAACCCTCATCATCAACAAGATCCGAGAGGAGTATCCTGACCGCATCATGAACAGCTTCAGCATCATGCCCTCCCCTAAGGTCTCTGACACGGTGGTGGAGCCCTACAACGCCACCCTTTCGGTGCACCAACTCCTGGAGAACACGGATGAGACTTACTGCATTGACAATGAGGCCCTGTACGACATCTGCTTCCGCACGCTGAAACTGACCACACCAACATACGGAGACCTCAACCACTTGGTCTCCCTGACCATGAGCGGGGTGACCACCTCCCTGAGATTCCCTGGCCAGCTCAATGCAGACCTGAGGAAGCTGGCAGTCAACATGGTGCCCTTCCCTCGTCTCCACTTCTTCATGCCGGGCTTTGCACCTTTGACGGCGCGCGGCAGCCAGCAGTACAGAGCCCTCACAGTGCCTGAGCTCACCCAGCAGATGTTCGACGCCCGCAACATGATGACGGCCTGTGACCCGAGAAGGGGGCGCTACCTTACAGTCGCTGGCGTGTTCCGTGGCAGGATGTCCACCAAAGAGGTAGACGAACAGATGCTGGCAATCCAGCAGAAAAATAGCAACTACTTTGTCGATTGGATCCCCCATAACGTCAAGGTCGCCGTGTGTGACATACCACCCCGAGGCCTCAAAATGGCCTCCACTTTCATTGGCAACAACACAGCCATTCAGGAGATATTCCGCCGAGTGGGGGAGCAGTTCTCCCTTATGTTCAGGCGGAAGGCTTTTCTCCACTGGTACACAGGGGAGGGCATGGATGAGATGGAGTTCACCGAAGCAGAGAGCAACCTCAATGACCTTGTGTCAGAGTACCAGCAGTACCAAGATGCCACCGCTGATCTGGAGTGGGAggcagaggatgaagaggaggagggccCCTCATCAGCAGTGGCAACAAAGGTTCAGTCTCGAACGGAAATTAAGATGGAGACAGTGACTGAAACAACCACAGAAACTGCAGGCAAAGATGAATAG